CCCAGCAGGGCCAGTTGCAGCAGGCCCCTCCCGAGGTTCACGGCGGTGCCCGTCCGCAGGCGGCCCAGGGCCAGCAGGTCGTAGGCGAGGATGTCGCACAGCACTAGGGCGGCGAGCGCGCCGACCATCGCCGCGGCGGTCGCGCCGCTCCAGCCGAGGCGGGCGGCGAGCGATGCGCCCGCCTCCGTCCGCCAGGCCAGCGCCCCCAGCGCGGCGGCCGCGAGCGTCGCGGCGCCCGTCCAGAGTGACTGGGTGCGCATCAGGGACCGCGCCGAAGCCGGCCGGCTCCGGATCTCCGGGACGGCGGCCAGACCCACGCCGCCGTTGACGGCCGCGGCCGCGAACATCAGCAGGGTGATCCCCAGTGCGTAACGGCCCTGCCCGTCGGGGCCGAGCGCGCGCGCGACCACCAACCCGGCGCCCGCCCCGGCCGCGGCCTGGCCGAGCCGCAGGCCCAGCACCGCCGCGCCCTCGCGCAGGAGCTTCAACGGCCCCCTCCCCGTCTCATCGCCAGCGCCGCCGCGCCGAGGCGCGACGTCCGCCGCCACATCGCGCGCTCCAGCGTGAGGGCGCCGAGCAGTTCCTTGAACTGCGCCACCCCCCGCTGGCCGCCGTGGCCGCCGAGGTCCAGGCGCAACGCGCCGCGCCGGCAGGCCTCCACGAGATCGGCCCAGACCAGCATGGTCGCCGGGAAGACGTCGTCGGTGCTGTCGCCGGAACTGTCGCCGGAACTGTCGACCGTGGCCCCGACCCAGGCGGTCACCGTGCTTCCGGCCTGCAGGCAGAGGTGGGCGCCCAGCAGGGCGCCGTCGCGACGGACCGTGGTGCAGTAGACGTCGCCGCCGCCGCCGGCGAGCAGGCCCCGCAACAGGTCGGACGGGATGGGCCGCGATCCCCAGCGCCGGATCGCCGCGGCGTAGATCGGCAGGAACTCGTCGATCACCGCGGGGTCGGACGTGACCTGCGTCGCGCAGCCGCGCCGCAGCGAGCGGTTGCGTTCGTTGCGCCGGTTCTTCTTCAGCAGGTGCGCCTCCACGTGGTCGAGGCCCTCGGCCAGCGGGAAGTAGGCCACGGGCACCGCCGTGCGGCGGAACCCGCTCGCGGACAGGGGCGCGGCCACCTCGTCGCCGGTGGGGCCCTCGGCGTGGAGCGTCGCGGCCAGGGTCAGGGGCGAGCGCGCGGCCGCGGTCCAGGCGTCCAGCAGGGCGGCGAGGGCGGCGCGTCGGCGCGCGGGATCGAGCGCCGGATCCAGCAGCAGGTCGCAGGGCAGGCCGGCGTGGTGCGCTTCCAGCGTGCGGAAGGGGCCTCGCGCGGTCTCGAGCCAGGCGAGCCCCCCGACGGCCTCCCCCGCCGCCGTCGCGGTCGCCCAGGCACCCGCGCGGCGCGGCAGGCTGGCGCAGAGCGTCGCGGTCCAGACGTCGGCGCCGGCGAAACCGCCGCCGCAGCGCGCGTGCAGGCGCCGCCAGTGCGGTCCCGGCCGCGCGCCGCGGACGAGTTCGAGGTCGGCAGCGCGATGCGTCATGCCGTCCCTCAGTGGACCAGGGCCAGCGGCAGCACGCGCACCTGACCCGACAGTTCCACGCGCGCGAGGTACGTCCCGGGGGCCACGGCCTCGCCCGTGAGGTTGATCCCGTTCCAGAACACCGTGTCGTTCGCGACGTGGCGGTCGC
The nucleotide sequence above comes from bacterium. Encoded proteins:
- a CDS encoding GNAT family N-acetyltransferase, coding for MTHRAADLELVRGARPGPHWRRLHARCGGGFAGADVWTATLCASLPRRAGAWATATAAGEAVGGLAWLETARGPFRTLEAHHAGLPCDLLLDPALDPARRRAALAALLDAWTAAARSPLTLAATLHAEGPTGDEVAAPLSASGFRRTAVPVAYFPLAEGLDHVEAHLLKKNRRNERNRSLRRGCATQVTSDPAVIDEFLPIYAAAIRRWGSRPIPSDLLRGLLAGGGGDVYCTTVRRDGALLGAHLCLQAGSTVTAWVGATVDSSGDSSGDSTDDVFPATMLVWADLVEACRRGALRLDLGGHGGQRGVAQFKELLGALTLERAMWRRTSRLGAAALAMRRGGGR